One window from the genome of Pyxicephalus adspersus chromosome 6, UCB_Pads_2.0, whole genome shotgun sequence encodes:
- the MZT2B gene encoding mitotic-spindle organizing protein 2B, which yields MAAPQEATVSGSVQKFVTKKKKVLTAEEAELYELAQAAGIVMDQEVFKILVDLLKMNVAPLAVFQMLKSMCAGHRLTDSLSTETSSPSIQATHTETRGKNKLNPPNTSQGHSERSSREGSSQRVPRQPSASRMQKSSSSGKSSGGSST from the exons ATGGCCGCCCCTCAGGAAGCGACGGTGAGCGGTTCCGTCCAGAAATTCGTCACGAAGAAGAAGAAGGTGCTGACCGCAGAGGAGGCTGAGCTGTATGAGCTGGCGCAGGCGGCCGGGATAGTCATGGACCAGGAGGTTTTCAA AATTCTTGTGGATTTACTAAAGATGAATGTGGCTCCTTTGGCTGTTTTTCAAATGCTGAAATCAATGTGCGCTGGACACAGACTTACAGATTCTTTGTCTACTGAGACAAGTTCTCCATCGATACAGGCAACACATACAGAAACTAGAG gaaaaaacaaactgaatccTCCAAACACAAGTCAAGGACACAGTGAAAGAAGCAGCAGAGAAGGATCAAGTCAGAGAGTGCCTCGCCAACCAAGTGCCAGCCGCATGCAAAAAAGCAGCAGCTCGGGAAAAAGCAGTGGAGGGAGCAGTACATAG
- the LOC140332748 gene encoding uncharacterized protein: protein MEGDKRAVTSFPQSKKAHSPIVKKGFSLQCWRWSRAPVPFIVQDTLHQIDVQEQCRRSAGCVSYILQYPDEKSNVEMKSKPGLGVLLLAALLGAIGFWLSNAAADIFYLLASESDTDKSHGSTIPISLTKAYESRIYNRKNPPVESLTVDTTSFTFSDIPTDSEERTPNSTQILTEIYPATTEKSNSSTEHLAPGWITVNMTTVQSPIDNSTGTGADTATITTSNHTHSTPITSFTGMGSVTHEVTTVKMEADKSVCISTSSLTDAEVFAIVIGAVFLTIVLSAILYQFAVFLRKKQTTVDSSIYIIENEHQKHDLEANGLQVDTRL from the exons ATGGAGGGTGATAAAAGAGCTGTGACATCCTTCCCCCAGTCAAAGAAAGCACATTCCCCTATTGTAAAGAAAGGGTTCAGCCTCCAGTGTTGGAGGTGGAGCAGAGCCCCAGTGCCATTCATTGTACAAGATACCCTCCACCAGATTGATGTGCAGGAGCAGTGCAGGAGGTCAGCCGGCTGTGTGTCTTACATACTGCAATATCCTGATGAGAAATCCAATGTGGAAATGAAAAGCAAACCTGGGCTCGGAGTCCTATTGCTGGCAG CTTTGCTGGGAGCTATTGGCTTTTGGCTGAGTAATGCGGCAGCAGACATATTCTACTTACTTGCTAGTGAGTCTGACACTGATAAAAGCCATGGATCTACAATCCCCATCTCTCTGACAAAAGCTTATGAAAGCAGGATTTATAATCGCAAGAATCCTCCAGTGGAAAGTTTAACTGTAGACACAACTTCATTCACTTTCAGTGATATCCCTACTGACTCAGAAGAAAGAACTCCAAATTCAACACAAATACTAACAGAGATCTATCCCGCTACAACAGAAAAGTCCAATTCTTCAACCGAGCATCTGGCCCCTGGATGGATCACTGTGAACATGACCACTGTACAAAGTCCCATCGATAACAGCACAGGAACTGGAGCAGATACAGCGACAATCACAACTTCAAATCACACACACTCCACTCCAATAACTTCCTTTACTGGAATGGGCTCAGTTACTCATGAAGTTACAACTGTTAAAATGGAGGCTGACAAATCTGTTTGTATTTCCACGTCTAGTCTGACTGATGCAGAGGTCTTTGCAATCGTCATTGGAGCCGTGTTCCTTACTATAGTACTGA GTGCTATTCTCTACCAGTTTGCAGTATTCCTGAGAAAGAAACAAACCACTGTGGACAGCTCTATATACATAATTGAAAATGAACATCAAAAGCATGATCTGGAAGCAAATGGATTACAAGTGGACACAAGGTTATAA